The Sorex araneus isolate mSorAra2 chromosome 5, mSorAra2.pri, whole genome shotgun sequence genome has a segment encoding these proteins:
- the LRRC71 gene encoding leucine-rich repeat-containing protein 71, translated as MTSETGSSPRSARPLTLKTSGSMTKKADRGAKEKPATVLPPVGEEESKNPEEYQCTGVLETDFAELCTRSGFTDFPKVVPRPRPHSTFITSSSTSEKPNQDDQRLSASCSLNSLESKYVFFRPTIQVETEAEDKAVKEIYIRGWKVEERILWIFSKCLPPLTQLQAINLWKVGLTEKTLDTFIALLPLCSALKKVCLEGNPLRDQPYHKLMALDSTITHLSLRNNNIDDVGAQLLGQSLSTLQNSNRTLVSLNLAFNHIGDKGAGYIADGLRLNRSLIWLSLAHNRIGDKGALKLAEVLRPFELTHVEVVERRRLLLEKGTQERSRSPSSSRHGDSRTEREKSQTIGASSMALADKTDKMQSLKSTKGLGKRKEKSGDVVKKEEKSGSGQSTQGAPKKEDFTKAGKGKVTIPEQKPTKGKGPKAGSKEKRSILMEAELVGESTEIVNPLLEPAEHRSGKVFLAGNKVLLHLNLLRNCITEVGLEGFFTAVQYQVQFSKHKHSAKSPMGLLWLSLAKNCFSPQNPMYTMIQEMMLPRDPVSKAKLREEESMALLS; from the exons ATGACAAGTGAGACGGGGTCTTCGCCCAGGTCCGCGCGACCCCTCACCCTGAAGACATCCGGCTCTATGACCAAAAAGGCAGATCGTGGGGCCAAAGAGAAGCCGGCAACCGTCCTGCCACCGGTGGGCGAGGAGGAGTCCAAAAACCCTG AGGAGTACCAGTGCACCGGCGTCCTGGAGACGGACTTCGCCGAGCTCTGCACGCGGTCAGGCTTCACGGATTTCCCCAAAGTGGTCCCCCGGCCGCGCCCGCACTCGACCTtcatcacctcctcctccacGTCGGAGAAGCCCAACCAAG ACGACCAGCGCCTGTCGGCGTCCTGCAGCCTCAACAGCCTGGAGAGCAAGTACGTGTTCTTCCGGCCCACCATCCAGGTGGAGACGGAGGCCGAGGACAAGGCGGTCAAGGAGATCTACATCCGCG GGTGGAAGGTGGAGGAGCGGATCCTGTGGATCTTCTCCAAGTGTCTGCCACCCCTCACCCAACTGCAGGCCATCAA CCTGTGGAAGGTGGGGCTCACGGAGAAGACCCTGGACACCTTCATCGCCCTGCTGcccctctgctctgcactcaa GAAGGTGTGTCTGGAGGGGAACCCACTGCGGGATCAGCCATATCACAAGCTCATGGCGCTGGACAGCAC GATCACCCACCTGTCACTGCGGAACAACAATATCGATGACGTGGGCGCGCAGCTCCTGGGCCAGTCTCTGTCCACGCTGCAAAACTCCAATCGCACCCTTGTCTCGCTCAACCTGGCCTTCAACCACATCGGGGACAAGGGTGCTGGCTACATTGCAGAC GGCCTCCGACTGAATCGCTCCCTGATTTGGCTGTCCTTGGCCCACAACCGCATTGGGGACAAAGGTGCCCTGAAGCTTGCCGAG GTCCTGCGCCCCTTCGAGCTGACGCATGTGGAGGTGGTGGAGCGCCGTCGTCTTCTGCTGGAAAAAGGCACACAGGAGCGGTCCCGATCA CCTTCGTCCTCTCGACACGGAGACTCCAGAACGGAGCGAGAGAAGAGTCAGACGATCGGAGCCAGCAGTATGGCGCTGGCGGACAAGACAGACAAGATGCAGTCTCTGAAGAGCACCAAGGGCCTGGGCAAGAGGAAGGAGAAGTCAGGG gatgtggtgaaaaaagaggAGAAGTCGGGGTCAGGCCAGTCAACGCAGGGAGCCCCTAAGAAAGAAGACTTCACAAAGGCGGGGAAAGGGA AGGTGACCATCCCTGAGCAGAAGCCCACCAAGGGCAAGGGGCCCAAGGCTGGCAGCAAGGAGAAGCGCAGCATCCTGATGGAGGCCGAG CTGGTTGGAGAATCGACCGAGATAGTCAACCCCCTTCTAGAGCCAGCGGAGCATCGAAGTGGAAAAGTGTTCTTGGCCGGAAACAAGGTCCTTCTGCACCTCAACCTCCTCC GAAACTGCATCacggaggtggggctggagggttTCTTCACCGCCGTGCAGTACCAGGTCCAGTTCTCCAAGCACAAGCACTCTGCCAAGAGCCCCATGGGGCTGCTGTGGCTGTCCCTGGCA AAAAACTGTTTCTCCCCGCAAAACCCCATGTACACCATGATCCAGGAGATGATGCTGCCCAGGGACCCTGTCAGTAAGGCCAAGCTCCGGGAGGAGGAGAGCATGGCGTTACTCTCCTAG
- the PEAR1 gene encoding platelet endothelial aggregation receptor 1 — MVSPLLLHPLLLLALGLGLTTGLNHSDPNTCSVWESFTTTTKESQSRPFSLLPPEPCERPWESPHTCPRPTVVYRTVYRQVVRIDHRRRLQCCRGFYESSGACVPLCAQECVHGRCVAPGQCQCAAAWRGDDCSSACAPGVWGPQCDRPCLCGNSSSCDPKTGACLCPAGLQPPLCLQPCRPGHYGPACQLSCQCHGAPCHPQTGACFCPPGRTGPSCELSCLLRDNRFLCPRTHPCHNGGVFEDPPGSCSCPPGWMGTICSLPCPEGFHGPNCSLECRCHNGGHCDRFTGQCRCSPGYTGDRCREECPVGRFGQDCAETCDCAPGARCFPANGACLCEHGFTGDRCSERLCPDGFYGLSCQVPCTCDTEHSLSCHPMNGECSCRPGWAGLHCNESCPQDTHGPGCQEHCLCLHGGVCQADSGLCRCAPGYTGPHCASLCPPNTYGVNCSSRCSCENALACSPIDGSCICKEGWQHGRCSEPCPPGTWGFGCNATCQCANGAACSPQTGACTCTPGWQGVHCEQPCPNGQFGEGCASRCDCDHADGCDPFHGHCQCQAGWTGSRCHLPCPEGFWGVNCTNTCTCKNGGTCIPENGNCVCAPGFRGPSCQRTCQPGRYGKRCVPCRCANHSSCHPSDGTCYCLAGWTGLDCSQPCPPGYWGADCAQPCQCHHGGTCQPQDGSCFCPPGWTGSLCLEGCAPGMFGANCSQPCQCGPGERCHPETGACVCPPGHSGAPCRLGSQEPFTMMPTSPVASHSLGAVIGIAVLCSLVVALLALFIGYRHWQKGKEHPHLAVSYSSGHLDGSEYVMPDVPPSYSHYYSNPSYHTLSQCSPRPPPPNKVPGGQFFASLQGPERSGGAQGHDSHATLPADWKHRRDTPPGPPDRGSCRLDRNYTYSNSTGPGAFFNKGPISEEGLGASSASLSSENPYATIRDLPSLPGNPRESSYVEMKGPPSASLPRQQRKPRAQRDRDSGTYEQPSLPTARDRDPEGSQPPLPPGLPPGHYDSPKNSHIPGHYDLPPVRHPPSPPVRRQDR, encoded by the exons ATGGTGTCGCCCCTGCTTCTGCACCCCctcctgctcctggccctgggcctcgGGCTGACCACAGGCCTCAACCACAGTGATCCCAACACCTGCAGCGTCTGGGAGAG cttcaccaccaccaccaaggagTCGCAGTCCCGCCCCTTCAGCCTGCTGCCCCCCGAGCCCTGCGAAAGGCCCTGGGAGAGCCCCCACACCTGTCCACGGCCCAC GGTGGTCTACCGGACCGTGTACCGCCAGGTGGTGAGGATCGACCACCGGAGACGCCTCCAGTGCTGTCGAGGTTTCTACGAGAGCAGCGGGGCCTGCGTCC cgctctgtgcccaggagtgtgTCCACGGACGCTGTGTGGCGCCAGGTCAGTGCCAGTGTGCGGCAGCCTGGAGGGGTGACGACTGCTCCAGCG CCTGTGCCCCAGGAGTGTGGGGCCCCCAGTGTGAccggccctgcctctgtggcaacaGCAGCTCCTGTGACCCCAAGACTGGGGCCTGCCTCTGCCCTGCGGGCCTGCAGCCCCCACTCTGCCTGCAGCCCTGCCGCCCAGGCCACTATGGTCCCGCCTGCCAGCTCAGCTGCCAGTGCCACGGGGCGCCCTGCCACCCCCAGACTGGAGCCTGCTTCTGTCCCCCAGGAAGAACTGGGCCCAG CTGTGAGCTGTCCTGCCTCCTCAGAGACaatagattcctctgcccccggACCCATCCTTGCCACAACGGGGGTGTCTTCGAGGACCCCCCGggctcctgcagctgccccccTGGCTGGATG GGCACCATCTGTTCCCTGCCCTGTCCCGAGGGCTTCCACGGACCCAACTGCTCCCTGGAGTGCCGCTGCCACAATGGTGGGCACTGTGACCGCTTCACAGGGCAGTGCCGCTGCTCACCCGGCTATACTGGGGACCG GTGCCGGGAGGAGTGCCCCGTGGGCCGCTTCGGACAGGACTGCGCAGAGACCTGCGACTGTGCCCCGGGTGCCCGCTGCTTCCCAGCCAACGGCGCTTGTCTGTGTGAACACGGCTTCACGGGAGACCGCTGCTCCGAGCGCCTGTGCCCCGACGGCTTCTATGGCCTCAGCTGCCAAGTGCCCTGCACCTGCGACACGGAGCACAGCCTCAG CTGTCACCCGATGAACGGGGAGTGCTCGTGCCGGCCGGGCTGGGCGGGCCTGCACTGCAACGAGAGCTGCCCGCAGGACACGCACGGGCCCGGctgccaggagcactgcctgTGCCTGCACGGCGGCGTCTGCCAGGCCGACAGCGGCCTCTGCCGGTGCGCGCCCGGTTACACG GGCCCGCACTGCGCCAGCCTCTGCCCGCCGAACACCTACGGCGTCAACTGCTCCTCACGCTGCTCGTGCGAAAACGCCCTCGCCTGCTCACCGATCGACGGCTCCTGCATCTGCAAGGAAG GTTGGCAGCATGGACGCTGTTCAGAGCCCTGCCCGCCTGGGACCTGGGGTTTTGGGTGTAATGCCACATGCCAGTGTGCCAACGGAGCAGCCTGCAGCCCCCAAACTGGAGCTTGTACTTGCACCCCTGGATGGCAGGGGGTCCACTGCGAGCAGCCCTGCCCG AATGGACAATTTGGTGAAGGTTGTGCCAGCCGCTGTGACTGTGATCATGCTGATGGCTGTGACCCATTTCATGGACATTGCCAATGCCAGGCTGGCTGGACAG GGTCCCGCtgccacctgccctgccctgagGGCTTCTGGGGAGTGAACTGCACCAACACCTGTACCTGCAAGAACGGGGGCACCTGCATCCCTGAGAATGGCAACTGCGTGTGTGCCCCTGGTTTCCGAGGCCCCTCCTGCCAGAGAA CCTGTCAGCCCGGCCGCTACGGGAAGCGCTGCGTCCCCTGCAGGTGTGCCAACcactcctcctgccacccctccgaCGGGACCTGCTACTGCCTGGCTGGCTGGACGGGCCTCGATTGTTCCCAGC CATGCCCTCCTGGATACTGGGGCGCTGActgtgcccagccctgccagtGTCACCACGGCGGGACCTGCCAGCCCCAGGATGGGAGCTGTTTCTGTCCCCCAGGCTGGACTGGATCCCTCTGCTTGGAAG GCTGTGCTCCAGGAATGTTTGGTGCCAATTGCTCCCAGCCATGCCAGTGTGGTCCTGGAGAAAGGTGCCACCCGGAGACTGGGGCCTGTGTGTGTCCCCCTGGCCATAGCGGTGCCCCCTGCAGACTTG GGAGCCAGGAGCCCTTCACTATGATGCCCACCTCTCCTGTGGCCTCTCATTCCCTGGGGGCCGTGATTGGCATCGCTGTGCTGTGCTCCCTGGTGGTAGCCCTGTTGGCACTGTTCATTGGCTACCGCCACTGGCAGAAGGGCAAGGAGCACCCCCACCTGGCAGTGTCCTACAGCAGCGGGCACCTGGACGGCTCTGAGTATGTCATGCCAG ATGTCCCCCCTAGCTACAGCCACTACTACTCCAACCCTAGCTACCATaccctgtcacagtgctccccacgccccccgcccccgaacaag GTTCCCGGGGGTCAGTTCTTTGCCAGCCTCCAGGGCCCTGAGCGGTCAGGGGGAGCCCAGGGGCATGACAGCCATGCCACCCTGCCTGCCGACTGGAAGCACCGCCGAGACACCCCTCCTGGGCCTCCAGACAGGG ggAGCTGCCGCCTGGACCGAAATTACACCTACAGCAATAGCACCGGCCCAGGCGCCTTCTTCAATAAAG ggcccATCtctgaggaggggctgggggccagcagtGCTTCCCTGAGCAGTGAGAACCCCTACGCCACCATCCGGGACCTTCCCAGCCTGCCCGGGAACCCCCGGGAAAGCAGCTATGTTGAGATGAAAGGGCCCCCCTCCGCTTCCCTGCCCAGACAGCAGCGGAAGCcccgggcccagagagacagagacagcggcACCTACGAGCAGCCCAGCCTCCCGACAGCACGCG ACCGAGACCCCGAGGGCTCCCAGCCCCCACTGCCGCCAGGCCTGCCTCCTGGCCACTACGACTCTCCCAAAAACAGTCACATCCCTGGACACTATGACTTGCCTCCCGTCCGGCACCCCCCGTCCCCGCCAGTCCGGCGCCAGGACCGCTGA